The genomic window aatcgaATAATCTCCAATTTTAAAGATTATGTTTCATATTAATGTTCTGTAGTAATGGATAGGCAAAAATATATGCAtggttattattttaacatttatttattacgatTTTTACTTTAGGTGGTCCCGTTCGCGATCAAAGTCTAAATCGAGATCACGCTCGCGCTCACGATCGCGATCGCGTTCACGGTCCCGTTCAAGATCTCGCAGTaatcgctcgcgctcgcgctcatCACGGCGCAGCCCATCCCGCAGCAGGAGCGTTAACATCAAGGATAAGTATCGCAAGAAACGGAAGTCTGTTTCCAAAGATCGAAGCAAGTCGAAATCTCGATCAGGTTCCAGATCGCGAAGCAGATAAATAGTAAGTATATTATAACAAACATCGCTTATACCGTTGTTCAATGAATATGGTACATTGTGAGTTTCTGTTTCAGTGGACATGGATTTAATTGACGTTTATCGGATTCCTTTGACTTAATTAAAAAGCTACGATCCCTTTAACAGTTGAACCAATATTACAGATTAGTCTTAGATTATTATTTAGCATATATATAACTTACATGTAACATGGATAGCATAACAACTTCATATAAATGAAGGAATATTATTCTATATGAAAGAAAACACGtacattgttattttatcagctttgcaatttttttttaagtttgtcaTATTCATCGCTCGCATTTAAGTATTAATTGTAAACCGATGTTCAATAAAATGGTAGCTTTTCAGATAGGCGCGCATTTATATTTGATTGTACCATACATTCAATCAATGTCCATCGTCTCGCCGAAATCCCAAGTTCCCACACTAAATAAGCACACGTGTAGTATAAAAATCTTCCCTTTCGTATGTACATCTGTTTAATCGTGATCACGCGGCGCGTTCGCCGAGTTTTCTTCtctcttgaaatttttttgcattatcaGTACTCGACGGCAGTAAGGCGAGTTAATAGGCGTAGCGAACGGTGTGATCCGATTTGCACACATTTTCAAACACATTGAGTTATGCAGAGAAATCGCATTAAAGAATATCTCTGGGTAAGGTAATACtatgaaataattcaattttttaatagccTGAAATATTATATCTGTCACTTGTCTCCTTCTAGGttgtttaaaattcatattGTTGAATGCTATTCAAGTATACTGAGTatactatttaaaaatgataatgaaagaGAGAGGTGTGACACAATGTGTGAATGACTTTGACTTCATTAAGTAAGCAGTTTTATTGTAgttttaattttcacaattatTGTTAGACAATTGTAAAGTACaacaaaaagttaatgttattttcattaatagtgcttttttaattttgaaaaaaattaactcatattttatacagaaataaaTTGCATGATCAATCAACATGATGATTGCTCTAAATTCCAAATGGTTCGGCACCCATGGCTCGCCTAAGGAGGATTAAGGAGCATGCAGACTGATGCAGACTGGTGAGGTGGGGTAAGCGACGAATGAAGGCGAAACGCGCTACAATGCGAAATACAGAATGGTAGTAGTGGAGAAGTGGAGGGAGCCGAAGAAGAAGAGAGGGAAGAAAAAGAGttaaagaggaagaaaaagggGAGAAGCCGGTGTAGGCAGCTCTGGGCAGTCCTGGCAGCCGGTAGAGACCATAGGCACGTTTTTAGTGAAGCTGAAGCATCGTAAAACTTCGGCGATTCTCTGTGATTCTCGTTTGCTTCGGCTTTGCTCGATCATCGCGTATACCGAGTTTCGTTGACCTCCCGTTACGcttctttttattgtaaaacattgCCGACGTGGTTCGACTGAGTGGCGAAAGCGAAATTTCTCGCCGTACACAAACCAATTATACGCATTCACTGTATCATTCTGCgtcgagagagggagagagaaagagagagagagagtgtgtgtgttgAGCCAATTGCGTGAACAAATAATCAGCGCCAATTAAGCGTGCTGGCGCAATGACTTCCGCGTATGAGACAACGACAGAGTGCGAGCAGCAAAAGGCAACGAGTCCGCACGAGACTGCGAAAGTACGCTTCAACGGTCGAGAACCGGATAACCCGTACACTGTCGCTGATATGGAAAATGAGACCTCGTCATCGTCTCGAGCCAGTCTCGCAACAGGTGATTCGTCTATTGACGAATCCACGCTTTCTTTCGCAGAAGCCAGCGTTCTGCCCGATGAATCATTCAATGGAATTGTCGGAATGTTCGAAAAAGAGAAGGAAGATAAGAACATGGAACATGTCGGTGCGAGTGTCTCGATAAGTTCGGTAAATGGTATCTCGCGAATGAGCGACTCCAAAAACGAGAAGCTGCCCTTCGAAGATAATGAGAGGCAAAAGGAGAGAAAGGAATCGGTTTTATTAGCGGATAATACTGCGCTGGAAAGCAATGCGTCCACGTGCAATGCGAGAAGGGAGCAGGTCAAGGACCAGATCAAGGATCAGAAGAATTGGAGCGTATTGGAGGAAATTCGAATGCAGGAACTGCACACGTGTGGTAGTAGAGTTTACGCCGGGGAGAAATTTCGAGATTCCGCAATGGAGGACGTGCGAGCTTGTTGTGAGAACGTGGCGGAAATTTGCCTGGATGCGAACGAGAAACAGGATGAATTTGAAAGGGAAATTATCGGCCGGCAGGACTCGTTTTACGATGCCGTACGAGCGGGAAACGCCAAGCGTGTCTCAGCGTTGATCGCCAATGGTTGCGTGCAAAACCTGGATGAACCGGATTGGAATGTGTCAGGCGATCCACCCTTGTTGATGGCAGCGACGAATCAATGCCTGCCGGTGTTGAGGTACATAGTTTAGAATCATAGGACGTAAAATCGCCATCGCTTTTGTCTGTAATCGTTCAGATAAGATCACGTTCTTTTGCGCAACTTTCTCCTCTCCGCAAATTACATCAATTCAGAGCTCTCTGAGTCATTGtagcattatttttttgttttaatggaTTTTTGCTAGAAATTCATTGATCTTCAGGGTgacattattattgaaaaatctatataaaaatccataaaaGTTTTTCAAGTAACGATTTATACAAATCTActgattattttattgcaatacatttttcaaCAGCTTCGTAATACTCTGCACGGCTATAAAAGCGCGGTGCTATTTTATCTTCGTGGTGCGTATCGCgcgtaaatttataatattgtaacagTAGCAGTAGTTGtcttatctttttaaaaaaaaattgtatctctTTATACAATAATTGTATAGAATAGACATGCCTAACGGACACATCGGGATCggttttacaactttttattattgccGGATTACAGCGCGCTACTGGCAAACGGGTGCGATCCAGCTGTGCGTTCGCCGCGGGGCGAAACGGCACTTCACAGAGTAATCCTGAATGGCGGACCGAGTAATGTATTCAAGTTCGTAGAGGACCTCTTGAAATACGACTGTCCGCCAGGCGTCAAAGAGGCCGGCAGTGGATCGACTGCATTGCACGTGCTTTCTCGTCAACTGGCTCACACGTCGCCAAAGTCTCTTCGTCACAATTTCGACGCGGCCTTGAAGACGCTAGAATTACTGGCGAGAGCAGGACCTGTCAATGCTAAGGATCATCAAGGCCGAAGTGCTTTGCACATTTTAGCATCGTCAGCTATCTTTGGTATGACTGTGTACTATTCGATTCTTTAGAGTGTTGCGATTTTCTCTTAACGAAACGATATATCTTGGCGGCATCACTTATCTCTTAATTTACTTTACAATCATACGTATAAAGCTGAAATTCAAATTCTATTGGGTGAAGTCTCTCTATTTgaaactataataatttattatttagttgtttctctcaagttttttttagttttcaaaAGTTGTTgaacttttataaattgtttacaccatttatacaataaaaagttaagtgtttgacatttaaaaaaaaaaaacgtgacatGCGTGACTTTTTCAAATAACAGGTGATTATTTTCGTTCTTCGTTTCGCGATCGTCTCAATGAAAAGAGTGTGCACAAGAGCTTTAATGGCACCGTTATCTTACAGATAACAACCACAAGACTGACATAGAGTCGCTGATTGGTACGCTTCTGGCCGCCGGCGCAGATACCGCGCTAAAGAACGATCGCGGAGAGACTGCTTTGCATGAGAGTTTGGAGTGTGGGGCGTTAAACACGGCGACATTGTTGATACAACACACGTCGACGGGCATCACATCCCGATACGGTGAAACCCCATTGCACATAGCGTCGCGAAAAAATCATGTCGATATCGTGGCGAGACTACTCGAACACGGCGAGGATCCCGGCACGCAGGACGCCAGTGGGAATACTCCGTTACATCTCGCATCAGCAAGAGGATTTCATCAGACAGTATCGCTGTTGGTCACCTCGCCTTTAGCTCAATTGGAGAAGGTCAATATCGACGGTCTGACGGCATTACAGGTTGCCGCCGAGAGCGGATTTGTCAACGCCGTCAGGATATTGTTGAAGGCTGGTGCCGATCCCAGCCAGACTATGCATTATTGCGCGACTATCTTGCGCAGTTATCCCGATATCTCGCTTCTAATTAATCATGAATTGATCAGACGTAGGCAACTCGCTGCCTGATTCGTCGATTTCCGAACTAATATCCGGCAATTTGTTAAAGATCATTAAATGTTACTATGGAACAAAGtgcaattataaaatcaaacttGTTGCTCAATATTGCGATACGCATTCGATACATATGCGGAAATTGTGTGCAATCGTAAtcgcataatataaaattgttgccATAAATCCCGGCTGTGGATCAAAATGcacttaatttaaaagattgtaACGCATCTGCGTATATACACATGTATgatttagaatatataaaattacaatatagtTTATACAAATAAACGTTAATATCATTATCGTTTTATTCTCACTATTGTTGTCATCGTGCGTAATCTTGCCATCATAATtactacattattaatattttaattaggtTTACTTGTTACTGTCATAAGTGTTTGAATgggaattaataaaatgaaacggtacagtttttataacattagtgtatattttataaatccacATAATCTGAAATGaagcaaaaatgaataaattgagAGCATGTTTGTATGTACAGCTAagtataaatgaattttaaaatatttccctCAAAGTATATCACATGATATCTGAAAGATTGTGTTAGAgaattataaagtaattatataatgcTTATACAATGTAATTCACGATACTTGGGTGATTAAAACGTCAAGAAgacattgtataaaaataaatatgtcttCCCTATTTTATATAGGCTTCTTTCCATTACATGCATCGGGaggaaataaaaacaaatgtacaAATTATAGATTCCTTTCATTATGCATCAATTACAAAACATGTCTCACAGCCGTAAATTTCAGTAGATCTAGTTGATATAGATTTCGCattgtaattatatacacaattaaaaatttatgaaaatatttgtcaACGTGGATCGAGATCGATCGCGTAAAATATcgatttgtgtaacatttaataGATCAATGTTAAAcacatttcaacaaaaattacatttatcacggattagcaaaatttaaaatagaaaaaaaaatgataggcACATACATAATACTGTTGCACGAACATTGAGACACGTTTCCAACTTTTCGTGGCCTACTGATAAGCTCTTATGATATTATTACTTGTAGTCAAGGTACGCGCGTGTGGTATGGCATATATGATACATGCattcaaatttacatttacacACACGTTTCGATAGAAATTCAATTCGATGTATGTGTCTATGATACAGGCTGTTATATTGCATATTTAAGATTGACATGATATACTGTCATTGTTATCGGTTGTTCATTTTAAGAACACTTGCATGTAGCACAAAAAAGCCTAAACTATATCTTTAAGCTTTGAACATTGTTATGAAAGGTTTATGCGTCTTTTTTTTGGCACATTCTACTTGTATTCACAAAACAATGacaatgtatgtatgtactacAGAAATACTCGATCACACACGCTCATTCCTTTCAATAACACTTTCTTTCATTACAACAGTCTTTAATTATAGttcttaaattgttaaaaatccTTAATCTTATCAAATAATCAACTATAATAGATAATTCTGgcacaaaagaaaattatggattgagttattaaaattatgtgtaactctagaaatattttataacaaaaaaagcttgattatacattttatctaatccaactaaaatattttaaaccatACATAGTCTTAGAAGGATATTCTTTGGATAAACAAATgtatattcttaattaaatgtacatacacacacccacgcacagatatatatgtatatgtgcatCCACGCTAGGTAACGTATTGAGAGCTGATGagttaattttgtcaaaaattatagGCCAATGACAATATTGcatgtttataaagtttatgtatttatcaatttaggaaaaaaaaataaatttagcagACCTTCGCGCATTCGATTTtgcgtgtgtatacatataataatatgtagaatacaaaaatcttttattctgTGCCAAGCATTGCACATTGTTACTTATCGTATGTTTCCTATTTTGACATTTCTGTCTAACTGTAAAGCGCATAGATATTATGCAGAATCCTATATACAATATAGTGCATAACATTATGGAATATATATCAGAGATGAGCATCATATTACATTCATTttgtttaattcattttattcgaataataatttatttcattgtctaataaaactttgtaattttttatttagttaggTACTCAAATAATGTCTTGTACGAGTAATGATCATTTTTATGAATATGAGTATTACATTCATTATGTGGAAAAATTAGACTAGTCTTCTCTATGCCCAACTGTTGTCAATCGAAggttattctttattattcgAATAAGAAAATGAAAGATTTTTACCCACTTCTGATATTTACTAATAAAGTGTGTAGgctgaattttttttctcgctatttaaaaaaatgaagactTTATACTTATACTTATTACTTTGGCAGATGATGCATCTCTACATTAGAGATTTAGTTAAGGGATAAGATacagaaatcaattttcttgaTAGCACTTTAGCAAAGATTTCCGTTAGCGCCTTAAGGTATTTacggaaaattaatttcttgttttcatataaaattgttaaatattaaaactaaaatgaTTCCATATTAACTTATTCACTACCAATTTCGAAAAGgtattgtatttgtttgttGAGGTtgcaaaaagtattatattcataaaatctattgaaaaaaattatagaaatcatTTAACATTATTGCTTGAAATTGAAATGGTtcgtttattattcattaaaagatatttaaaaactatacaattaaagatatatcttttataattatttacgaaGTATtctgatttattaaatattcttatacatacatacatatacatatatacatatatatatatatatatatatatacatatatacatatatatatatatatatataatcgatCAATTCAGTCTTTTAAAAACGTGCAtttatatttcttgaaaatttaaatgttgaaaGTTTCCAATCAAGAATAACATTAATATgcaataactaataaatataggTATTTAGATTAATGtcaaattatttaacttatGCATCATGAtcatcatataaattttaattatttgatatattgttttctttttataatcaatTGTATGTTCTGAATGATAAGAGTTGCGGAGAGATTCTAAAGATTATGCAACAATCGTTACCtcttgttaaatatatatacatatggcAGTGAATACGTTAATATCATagaataatgaatatttttcaacgttttctttttaacaaaatatctttGTCTTTGATCTAAATATCACTTTGAATGTAATGCTTTTGTTCTTTCTACGATTATCAATATTAGAAATCTACTAAGTATTAGAATTTCAttctaaaatattgaattatacttttttctattataatattaagattattatctgtaattttttttggtaGAAGCGTCCTCCTATCAATCGATTttcgaataattaaaaactgtaacaataaaaaattgtactgccaaaaatatgtaaatgctaaataatgatttttttttcatgcaaACAGGAAATGGCAAGAAAACaggtataatatttatatagcgTTTTGACTACAGCGGGTTTGAACCCAATTCGAATTGGATTAATTATGTCATATGCTGAAACTTAAAATGGAGCATGTGACGTCATTAACCAGCTTCGAGTTTAAAtccattgtaataaaaaatgctattacatttacatttaaagataattatataataaatctatGTAAAATTGGCATCAATTATTTCAGTAATccattattattacgttaaATAATCCCCTATTAAACTTGagaaattcttaagaaaaagaTATACAAGTCATAATCTCtctaaaatagttaaaaaatatgaaacaagtATTCTAtccattttataagaaaattctttttcttaataaaacttattttcgCTTAATAGTCTAATTTATCGGAAATAGAGCAGCACAAATTGAGTTTCTGCTAACAAAACTGAAATGcaaattacaaagaaaataacatatttgaaatgttttgtACACATCTTTTAACACACAAATGCGATCATATGCGCGTGTGTGTTAGGAAATATTTTACGTGTTTGATAAATAAACCTATCtataattacttaattcaaatttatctaCGTCCCTTAGattatatttttggtaacatAAACATGTGATATATTTGGtttaaatccattttatatAACGATTATAAATATACCAGATAATAACGTGCACGAACTTATCCgtaaaaaaagttatgattatttacaTCTTGGATGTATTGTAATTGTATTACTGGATTAAGAATTGTTCAGAAGAAAATGTTGTCTTCGACTTGAATCAATAATATTGCGATATATATGTCGACtatatttagataaataatatttatatatgttttgtatatataaattgcctgaactttctctctctctctctctctctctcacacacattcataaaataaacggatatatatatatatatatatatatatatatatatatatatatatatataatcttcgGAACTTATCAAATTCCTGcatcaattattttaacattgttcttaatattactattattattattcacatCACACATATCAAATCTACATGACTATGTCAGCCACGATCCTGTTTCAAGTGATTACtccaattatacaattattcaTAAACTTATACACTTTGTTATTAGCTCTCGTGATGTATATGATAACTAATAAATGATAGCAATCACTTAAAAATCCTTATAATATGATTTTCGTTATCAACGATAACTTATATCATACTTTCTTTACATTATACCATACTTTGTTCGTTATGATCACTTGAGCCACATTAATTTCTACgatatttacagaaaaagatTAGGGCACTTTAGCTTCCAATTCCTCcatgttattttgtaaaatgctaaatataaaaaatctgttAGCATGAAGTACTAAAAACTTATCTATACGTTTGtcatataaaaacattttctctatGCTGCCTTATTCTGACTTGGAAAAAAGACTTACTATGTATGAATACTGCTGTTACTCTGATAAGATGCACTGAAAACTTGTACAAATTCATACACTAGAATATCTCATAGTATATATCAACTACTATGTAGTCTCCAATATACTAAGAAACTTTTCAAGTTTAACGCATAATCAAATGACTTTAATGAGTTCCAGAAGCTCATGGTAAAACTAAATCGATTTTTCAACTTGagtttttgttctttttctacAGCGAAGAACACGATAGACAATCGTTATACGAACGTCGTTATATACGATATAATCTATATAAAAGATGCCATTCGCTTATTTATTCACTTACAGAATTGTGCCTGCACGGAGCTACCAGGTCGCTTATTGTGGAGTTGTGACGAGTTTTTCTGCAGCCTTCATTATCGTTCACGAGGTTGGGATTAACAGAGTGCGAGAGAGCAGCCGTTTTGTTGAAGTCTATTGTGGCGTAGCCTTTTTGTGGCTTATTTGGAGATTCGGGGGGAGAGGGAGCAGTGTTTATCGCATTGTCCGATGCGTCGGTGTCTTTCTTGTCCAGATCTAAAACTGCATAATTTACCTCTCTGATGAGACATCCCGTCGGCGTGGAAGGTGCTAAGGGCGACTTCTCGGCTACCGAGGTGCCAGAGAATCTTTTTCTCAGACTTTCAATTTCGCTCGCCTCTAGATTAGCGTAGCAATGTCTGGAGCCTTCTTCCACGTCTGACTGTAAGACGGGCAATGGAGGTGGACGCACTCTGATAGCAATGTTTTCTGCGTGATCTTGCCCTGGACTTATATTCATGTATGCATGCTCAGATCCCTCTACGTCGTTACTTTCTTCCTTGAGCTGATTCGTCTCAGAAGTACTGTGCGTTGGCGAGATTGGGCTAGATTCACTGCAGAGGTCTATGTTCATATAGGGCGCCATAGTCGTTAACGGTGACGTTGCGTCACAGGTTACTTCTATGCTACCCTGAATGGGTATCAATTCAGTTTCCACAGGTCCACTAATGGATATCGCTTTATTGACCGATATAAAAGCGTTTTGTGGTGATCTACGACAATGACAACAAAATCATATTCCAAGTGTTTTataccatttttaatttttatatcacaaTAAATCGATATTACCTTTGTACTGTCCTTCCAAGACTTTTGTTATTGTTGCGCTCCATTTCGATGGGGAGAGACGACAAGACCTCTTCATTAACGTAAAGAGAGGACGGATGAGGCTGAGAAatcggtggcggtggtggcagcaTAAGGGGTGGTGACGGTGATCCCAAAGTTCCTTGGGGCGATATAGGGCCACTGCTTAATCTTCTGATACCATTCTGCTGGCTATGAGGAAGTCTAGAACTCGTACGATTGTTACTTCTAGATGATATTGGATCCAGATAATTAGGCTCCATTTGTACTGCCACATTTGTCATTAATGTAGCAGGATGTGATGGGATTGGAAGGTCTCTGGACAACGTATCATCTCCACTGTTGTTACGTATCTGTTATGTAATAAGTATTTTCTTCATGTATCATCATACATCTAAATACTAATATTAGGAACCAtctattttgtataataaactaatatattaacctgaatttttgtttgtacaagattaaacaGTTCTTCAGCTCTCCGACACTTAAAGGCATATATGCCAGGACCCGTGGAGCAGCGTCTGCCTGACTCAAAACTGAAGAGTCCCTCCAAGTCATATCCATATCGTCGTAAGCAACGCAATGGCCATTTAATTGGTTGCTTGCCACGTTGATACAATATAATGTCTACCTCTGTCACTTCTAAACGTCCAGGCGAAATGAAATTACCATCATCATCTACGTTcattacttgaaaaatgttgggATGCAGATCGTTAACGTCTGCTCTGCTATTGACGCAACCCATCCTTTATTTATCTAAACAAAAACAATACAATTTGTACAATTTGTTTCATTATAAACCAATCACTCTTATTACGCATTTCCATCAATAAGAAgcacattataaatttaaaaacaaaattacagtTACTTCCCAACTTTGTATTCATCTTTATAGTAATCCTAATGATTCAGAGTACATTAGGtaaacaaagaataaaattatttccaacACATAATACGATGGAAACATAAAGGTTGTGAAGCGATCTATCATGTTTCACCAGTGAGCTATCGTTACGCATTAAAAATCAGATATACACACCAAATACGACATAGCCAAGATATAATATCCGTCTTCTGACGAGCGTGATCGTCGCTTATCCCGTCGCTGTCAGCAGCATATTCCTACACATTGACGCGGCTAGGCGACTTCACCATAATACGCGCAATTCAAGTGAGATTGTACAAAATGTACGACAGGACTGACGAAGACCGCGCCAAATTCATCATCGAAGCGACAAACGTAGGCACGTttcaattacaaattacaaatatttgataagcTTTGAGGGCAGGAGGgggaaaatttttatagcgtttttcactgggaaaactagtgcgcactgagtgtgcacccGCCGCTGGTAATTGGATGTTTCGATTCGCGaaatgacggtgccaacggaaacgcccaattacctgcagcagagaggaacctgagagcggccacggcggcctttttcctataacgcttcgaaactcccgtacactagtgacgcacatctattctggtcagaataggaactacgtgtcacatccattttgcaacccgccgttaaaaacagtgtggatgttagcacggacaacaacccacatccatctctcgagaaacaTTCTGTGCTAAAATTGTCTAGTGGGggtattatctttttttagaaattatgggacgagaaatcttaaaatatttcacatatGTATGCAAAATTCTAAGATATAAACTTTCTAAATATATCTGgaaaatgttccaattcatataaaaatgagaaaaattttcaccagagctattaaaacaataattttaaattattatataatcataattGTTGTATAGTtatattagtttaattaatcAATACAGTTACAAATACAGTTATActaattaacatataattaaaatttatgttttagaAGCCAAACCAGTTTATAGCATTTTACCGACATACGATAATACCATATGCGCTCAAGATTTATTCGTCAGAATACTGAGTTTGTAGTTCTCTACAAGATGACGCCACAGTTTAACTTTTCGCCGGCGTGACGAGCGCAGGCGGCTGCGTCGGCAGCGTCGGGTCTCATCTCAGTAAACAATATGGCCGGTTCATCGTGGGGCGCGTGTTATGTCGTCCTCGTCGTGTTCGCCGAATTCCAACGTCCGTGCTGCGAGCGGGGTTAGCCATTCACGGTAAGTACAAGCTTGAAATTGAGAAACGCATCTGTCAAGTAGCGTTTCATGAGAAGACACCGGAACCGCGGCCGGCACGCGGTTCCATGCGagacgctcgcgcgcgcgcgtgcgatcGCAGACGATCTCGGCCGAGAGGGAATGCTCGTGTTCCCGGGGccgagaagagaaaaaaaagaaactatcCGACGCGGTCTGGAGCGCTTCCCGTCCCGACGAACCTCGTCAACGTCCCGTCGCGACGGTAACAGGTGACGTCGCGCCGTACGTGTCAGCGTGAGTGCAAGCGCACTCACGCCCGCACGTCCGAGCGGGTAAAAGCGACGTCGACGTCAGTGCACGCTTTCCGCGAATTTGCCGCTCCTATAATCAATTCATTTGCGACGTTGGCTGGCGCGGCCGCTCGTGATTTCGTGTGACTCTGGCGAACTTCGCCGCGAGAAAAAGCTCCGCTTTCTTTGCACGTCgccggcagcggcgacggcgcgcGAGAGATGTTCCAACTCGCGTGGCCGCCGAAGCAACAGGTTTTTTGTACTGAGAAACCgtgcggcggcggtggcggctgTGGCGGCGACGACCTCTGGCTCATCCGCGAGATCTGCGTCGTCGCGATTCGAGAGCCGTGATTTTCAACGTGTTTTCCCGACGTTCATCGTCAGGCG from Solenopsis invicta isolate M01_SB chromosome 2, UNIL_Sinv_3.0, whole genome shotgun sequence includes these protein-coding regions:
- the LOC105200802 gene encoding ankyrin-3 translates to MTSAYETTTECEQQKATSPHETAKVRFNGREPDNPYTVADMENETSSSSRASLATGDSSIDESTLSFAEASVLPDESFNGIVGMFEKEKEDKNMEHVGASVSISSVNGISRMSDSKNEKLPFEDNERQKERKESVLLADNTALESNASTCNARREQVKDQIKDQKNWSVLEEIRMQELHTCGSRVYAGEKFRDSAMEDVRACCENVAEICLDANEKQDEFEREIIGRQDSFYDAVRAGNAKRVSALIANGCVQNLDEPDWNVSGDPPLLMAATNQCLPVLSALLANGCDPAVRSPRGETALHRVILNGGPSNVFKFVEDLLKYDCPPGVKEAGSGSTALHVLSRQLAHTSPKSLRHNFDAALKTLELLARAGPVNAKDHQGRSALHILASSAIFDNNHKTDIESLIGTLLAAGADTALKNDRGETALHESLECGALNTATLLIQHTSTGITSRYGETPLHIASRKNHVDIVARLLEHGEDPGTQDASGNTPLHLASARGFHQTVSLLVTSPLAQLEKVNIDGLTALQVAAESGFVNAVRILLKAGADPSQTMHYCATILRSYPDISLLINHELIRRRQLAA
- the LOC105198062 gene encoding fibroblast growth factor receptor substrate 3, producing MGCVNSRADVNDLHPNIFQVMNVDDDGNFISPGRLEVTEVDIILYQRGKQPIKWPLRCLRRYGYDLEGLFSFESGRRCSTGPGIYAFKCRRAEELFNLVQTKIQIRNNSGDDTLSRDLPIPSHPATLMTNVAVQMEPNYLDPISSRSNNRTSSRLPHSQQNGIRRLSSGPISPQGTLGSPSPPLMLPPPPPISQPHPSSLYVNEEVLSSLPIEMERNNNKSLGRTVQRSPQNAFISVNKAISISGPVETELIPIQGSIEVTCDATSPLTTMAPYMNIDLCSESSPISPTHSTSETNQLKEESNDVEGSEHAYMNISPGQDHAENIAIRVRPPPLPVLQSDVEEGSRHCYANLEASEIESLRKRFSGTSVAEKSPLAPSTPTGCLIREVNYAVLDLDKKDTDASDNAINTAPSPPESPNKPQKGYATIDFNKTAALSHSVNPNLVNDNEGCRKTRHNSTISDLVAPCRHNSVSE